TGTTTTATAAGTTTCACGATTTTTTGTGTGTCAAAGTCACCTACTGCTACAAAGCTCATAAATCGTGGCTGATAAAGTCTGTGATAAAACGCCTTTATCTCATCTGCACTGACGTTTAGCACAACGTTCATATCGCCAATGGGTGCTTTGTCTAGATAGATGCTACCGTCAAAAAGCTGCTTTGTTTGTTTCTTATATAGCCTATATCCAGGAGTATTTCGCTGACGAGCCTCTTCGATGATAACGCCACGCTCTTTTTCTAGCTCATCTGGACTAAATTTTACGCCATCCATCCAGTTGTTAAAAACTTTAAAAACGTCGTTTAAATTTTCATCATTTACAGCGATTGTGAGATTATAAGATGTACGATCATAGCCGGTTTGGGCGTTTAGATCTGCTCCAAATCTAACACCCAATGCTTCAAGCGTTTTTATAAGCTCATTTTTGTTAAAGTCGCGACTACCGTTAAATGCCATATGCTCGACAAAATGAGCCAAACCACGTTCATTTAGCTCTTCGTCGGTCGAGCCTGAGTTTACCACTAGATAAAAATACGCCGTCTTTGACGGAAGGGCATTTTGTTTGACGTAGTATTTTAGTCCATTTTCAAGTGTGCCCTGCAAGATACTAGGATCATCATTTAATTTAGCAAACAGACTAATAGTTGTAAAGATAATTAGTAAAAATTTTCTCATTTATATTCCTTTTTTATACCATAAAATATTTCTGCGATAAGGCCATATATTCCAAAAATCGCTATAAAAACACTATCCGCAAAGGCTTTACGCTTTTTAAAAGCCAAATTATAAGCAAAAAACCCAAATGCTAATAAAACCGATATGAAAACACTTTTTGCACTAAAATTTATAAATTTAAATTCATAAGCATAGTCATCTTGGACGATACTAAGCTCAAATGGCAATACATAAGCTTTTAGCTCACGAGAGCTCGTAGGTGGCGTAAGCTGTGTTGTGTTTTGTTTTATCACGTTGTAATCTAAATCCATAACATAAGTTTTTATCTGCTCTTTTGTTGTAAAGCTTAAAACTTTATCCACAGGAGAAATGGCTAAGTTTAAATTGGCTTTAAATGGCTCATATTCGTCATTTGGAAGATTTATAAATTTATAGTCATAACTAAGTAGTCCTATCTCGTTGCTCGTTATTACAAGAGCATAAAACTCACGCCTTTTGTTTTCGCTTATGACCATCTTTATGATGTTTGGCTTTGTGATATTTGTATTTTTTATCCAAAATTTATTATCGTTAAATTTAAGGTGAAATATCGTGTTTGTGCTATCGACTACAAATGCACCTTCATCAAATTCTTTCATCAAGCTTGGGTTAGAGAAAAATGCCTTCGCTGGTAGTTTAAAGCCCTCATCTAAAAATGCTTTGTTTAAATTTTCGCTTAAGTTTTTATCTATTTTATTTATATCTGTGTTAATCACGTCAAAGCCATTTTTACTGCCCAATCGTATCAAAAATGGTGCGTATTTGAGTCTGCCATAAAGCTCATCAGGCTCGATTAATACGTAAAGGTCAGGGTATTTTGCTTTGTTTGAAGCGTATTTTAAATTTAAAAATTGCGAATTTTTTACGATTAAAGAAGTATTATTCTCATACATCTTAAATTTTTGTGGAAATTTACCCTTTTGTATCAAAACATAGTAATTTGTAAATGGCTGAAGCTCTAAAAATTTATCTTCACTAATCTCATTACCGCCGATGATCTTAAAGCTTTTTGTATTGTCTTTACGATTTGTATTTGAGTATATAAACTCATCTATAACAGGTGAGTATCTTACGCGTTCGAAGCTATAGTTAAGTGGCATAAATAAATTTATAAAAACAGGCAAAAAATAGCTTAAAATCAGAGCAAAAATGCCCATTATGATGAAATTTAAGATTCTCATTTTATATAGCCTTTTTTATAATTTTGCAAAGAAAGCACAAGTAACGACAGACAAAATACCCAACATATAAGAGCGTATATCCATAAATTTGAGTTAAGATAATAAAGGCTGGAGTGTCCTACGTCAGGATTTATCTTAAAATACAAAAACAATATCGCGACGCCACTTGCGATACTTGCGATGATACGTTTTAAGCTCGGTTCTATCATTACACTTTGAGATAACAAAAAGAGTGCAGTGCTAAAGATACACGAGTATATAAGAGTGCTGATGAGTGCGTCTCTTAACTCTGGCTGGAAAAATTTAGAAAATATGCAAAATATCACGGCAATCTCGGTTGCGAATATGACGAGCAAAAATATAAGTGGCACGAGTGTGATTGTCAGCATATTTTTAGTGTAGCTATGCGGAAATGCCAATTGCACTCTTATGCGTCCATTTTGTCTTTCAAAAAACATAGACATAATCCCAATTATAACGCCAAATGCTAAATTTAGCTCATCTAAATGGTTGTAGGTAAATTGTTTATTATAAATCACTTGAAGCGAATACATCATCGTGCCAAATTTGTTAAAACCACCGACAATTTCAAAATACACCCACGCACAGCAAAATGCGATCATTGCGACAAATAGCCAAAATGCAAGGTTAAATTTATAAAATTCTTTTAATAAAATATGTCTCATCAATATCTCCCCACAAGCCCTAAAAAGGCCTCTTCAAAGTCAAGATTAAGCTCTTTTGCTCCGCTTATAGGCTCATCAAAAAAGCCAAAAATTTGATTTTCATTTTTTAAGCTTAGAACATTTTGTATATTTGAAATTTGGCTTAGATCTACGCTTTTTTCAAGTGAGTAGCCTTTAAATTTATCTCTAAAATCGCTCAAAGTAGCACAATATGGCTCCTTCTCACGCCTTAAAACAATGATGTCATCGATGAGATGATGTAGATCGCTTACGATATGTGTTGTCATTAAAACCGTTTTTTTGCCATCTTTTATAAATTCGCTTAGATACTCGACAAAAAGCCGTCTATATCCAGTGTCAAGTCCCATAGAGTAATCATCAAGTATAAGTAGCTCTGGATCTTGGGCAAATATAAGCCCTAAAACCACCTGAGAGCGTTGTCCGCACGATAGAGTGTGAATTTTTTGTTTTTCGCTTACGCCCATTTTGGCGATCAGCTCGTAGTAAAGGTCCTTTTTCCATCTATTACCGTAGTGTGTAGCATAAAGGCGTTCGATTTGAGCTATACTAAGATAGTCGTAGCATACGTGTCCTTCGTATAAAAGTCCGATTTTGGCTTTCATTTGTGGTGTCAGCTCATCGGCGTGTTGTCCATAAATTTTACAGCTACCACTTTGTGGGCGTAAAAATCCCATAAGGATATTTATCGTCGTACTTTTACCAACACCGTTTTTACCGAGCAATCCGACGACTTTGCCACGCTCGACGTTAAAATTTAAATTTTCATATATTTTTTTATTGCCATAAAAGTGCGTTAGATTACGGCACTCGATTATATTCATTAACTCTCCTAATGTTTATATAGGTTAAAATTTATAGGTAGCATTATATCCATGCCGATAGCCTCAAATGGGAAGTCCTTACATGCGTTTGTTATGATATTTAGCGTATGTCTGTCTAAAAATGCATACCCACTCCCTTTTGTTATCTCTAAAATTTCAAATTCGCAGTATCCTTTTAGCTTAAACCTAGCAAAAATTTTACCTTTCATGTCGCCATCTTTTGCACGTTTTGGATATGTTTTGTGTTTTAAGATTGCAGCTTGAACTTCACCAAGTATCGTTTTAGCGGTAGCTTGTTTATTTGCGTCTAAGACCCCTGACTGCTTTGAGCCTCCGTCGTTTACGGTTTCGTTATTTGCCACGCTTTGACTGGCTGGAGTGCTAGCTTTTCTTGATGGCTCATTGTGATCTTTACACGTTTTTTTAACAATTTCAAGCTGCTTTTTTGGCTTTGGCTTTTTTAAAATCGGCTTTTTAACTACATCTTTAACTATCTTATCTTGTGTCTTTATGACCTCTTTTATTTCTTTGATATCTTCTATGATGGGTTCTGGTTCATAATTTGGTGGTTTTACCTCTTGGACGGCTTGGGCTAAGATACTTTGTTCTGCCTGTTTTTGTGAGGCTTGAAGCTCGTCTTGACTATTGTTATTTGAGATTTGAGACAGTTTTATAGACATAACTTTTGTAGTTTCGTGCCTATCTGCCATAAGTATATTGTTTTTTGTAGCATATAATCCAAATCCAAAAAATACCGAGTGCAAAGCAAGCGATAACGAGAACGATATCGCATTGTTATATCTTTTTGCAAAATTTACCATTTAAGTCCAGCTTCAAGCCAAAACTGACGACCAGCTTCGTATGCAACTGCTGTTGAAGTTGTTGTAGCAGTTTGTGCCTTATTGACTCTATCTAATATATTTGTAATATCTAAATTTATAAAAGCCGTTATATCCTTTGGAAGTTTGTGTGTATAGTTTATTCGCATATCCCAAGTGTATCTTTTGCCTAGTTTTACCTTTTCGTATTTATCATACGAATTGCCATTTATTCTTTGTGTGCCAGTTCTTGCTGTGGCATCTGTGCTACCTCTGTAGTTTAAAAAATTTGATATTGTTAAATTTGCTTGTGGTATATGCGAGACTGTTGTTGCTGTTAGCACCCAAGGATCTGCAAAGTCATTTACTGGAAGTTCGTTGTAGTTTATTAACTTTCCATCATAATATACTATTTTGTTATTGTTTATTATATCTTCGTCGATAGATGAGCTATAAACGCTTGCATTTCGCTTTTGTTTAAGATTGCTATAAGCTATTTCAATATTATGATCTGTATTATAAATTTTAAGTGACTTTGTATTTTTAAGAGTTACATTCCAAGTTTTTGTATCTCTCCAACCGTTATTAGAGTATGTATAGCACGCCCTTGAGTAGCCATTTGTCGTATCGCAAGTAACGCCAACGGCATTTGCACGTGAGCGAGTTACTATATCTCTAGCTTTTCTATCTATATATTTTACGCCGAGCGTAAAATCTGCAAATTGTTGAGTTATACTATATGAGGTTTCATCATCATAAGGTATATCAAGCTGACGAAAATATGTATCATTTACGCCACTTCCCTCTTGATTCCAAGATGATATTGTTGGTTGGGTTCTGCGGTAGTATTTTACTAAGCTAAGCCTACCGTCGGTTAATACATAAGAGAACATATTTCTACCATAATATCTATTTCGTCCAAAGGCAATAATAGTACTATCATCTCCAAATATATCATAACTGGTGCTAAATCTTGGTGCAATTGTCTTTTTGTCCATATAATCATCACCACTTATCCTAACACCCGGTCTTATAGTTAAATTTCCTATATTAATTTTATCTTCTAGATAATAAGCCCAAGAAGTTGTTTTTAACCATACTTTTCCTGGACCATATACTTGTAGATATGCAAGATATTGTCCATTGCCACCAAATGAGCTATCTTTTGAGCAATATGGATCACCAGCCTCGCAGTTGTTACCATTAAGTGAGCGTGGTTGGCCAGCAGCTGTAAATTCCTTTGGTATCTCATAAAAAACATCTTGCCTTTTTATCTCAAAGCCTGTTATAAATTTATGCTTAGCCCAGAGTGCTTCAAATTCATTAAATTCTAGATCTAGATTATAATTTATTGTCTTTTGTTCTTGATTTATATCGCCAAAGGCTCCCTCAAAAGAGTTACCTGTGGGTACGCCCCAATCTTTAGCGTCTGAATATTTCCAAGAATTTGAGTATTGATTTGCCGAATCTCTTGATGTTTCTAGTTTTGAGTAGCTTATTTGTTGATTTATCTTCATAAAATCAAGATCATAATCGGTCTTTAAATTTAATGTTAAACCACCAGATGTTTGATCCATAAATGAGTCTTTTGCAAGTTTACGATACACCTTTGCAGTTTGTGGTGCATAGGTTATACTTGGGGTTATAGTAAGACGATCTGTGGCATACCAAAGGGTCTTTAAAAAATAATTATCAATGTTTCGTCTTTGCTTTGATATTTGATTAACATAATTACCATTTGTTGAAGTGGACGCATAAGTTTTAAGTGGTATTGTTGAGCGAGTATTTGTGTATCCAAACAAAAATCCCAAGTCATCGGTCAAAAATCCTTCTAAATTTAAACGTGTTGTATATTTTTTAAAATATGGTTGATTTGATGCATCTGCAGAGTTTTTAAAATCATCAGCTGTGTTGCCGTTTGTGGACTCTTCGTTGTTTATATGATATTTCGTCCAGCTATCTCTTGTGTGCGACATAGAAATTTTACCGTGAAATCCTGCTCGTGGATTGCGAGTTTTAGCATCTACCACGCCACCTGTAAAGCTACCATATTTAGCACTTATATCACTATCATATACATCTATACTCTCTACAAAGTCACTATCTATAGACATACCTTGAGATGCTGAGCTGATAGGATTCCAGATATTATTTGCATTTCTGTGAGAATATCCTTTGTTGCCACTTGGGTCAAGATCGTTGTTTATATTCATACCATCTATCATAAAGTTATTTTGATAATATTGTGCTCCATTTATGCTTATATCAGCTGGATCTATCTCGCCCATAGTTGTTGAGCGTTTATTTGAATTTGAAAACTTTACACTTGGATTGCCACGAAGTAGGCTTGTTATGTCGCCATTTCTAGCAGGAGTGGCGTCTATAAGCTCACGAGTAATTATATTTTTGCCACCAAAACTATCGGTTTTTGTTAAAACTCCATCATTAGATAATTTTGTTGTATTGGCATCGACGTTTATCTCTTCTAGCTCATATTGCGTTGTATCAGTAGCACTTAGATGCATTACATAAAGTAAAGTAGCGATTAAGAATAAAATTTTATTGCTACATTTTTCATTTTGCTTTTTATAGCTCATAGATTTCTCCTATTAAAATATTATTTTGAATTTTATTGTGAGATATTATCATAAAATTTTAAATTTATTGATATTAATTATGATTAAATTTATATTTTATAAAAAATTTATATTTTTAAGATACAATTTCGAGCTATTCTTTTTTTAAGGAGCTGATTTTGTTTTCATCATTTTTTAAAAGTAAAAAATGGGCATTATGGGCTTATGCCGGACTTTTTTTCTTATTGTTTTCACTCTACACGCAAACGCAAATGACAGTTATGATAAACGAGTGGTATAAAGAGTTTTATGATATGCTTGGCGATGTAAAAAAACATACCATTGATGACTTTTGGAGTAGTATCTATAAATTTGCTAAAATCGCCTTTCCTTACGTGCTCCTAGCCACTATAACTGCATATTTTACGCGTATTTGGGCATTTAAGTGGCGTGAGGCTATGACGTTTGAGTATGTAGCGTATTGGCGTAATGTTAAAAGAGATATTGAAGGTAGTTCTCAGCGTATCCAAGAAGATATCTACCGCTTTGCAAAGATAGTTGAGAGTCTTGGACTGCAAATAGCTCGTGCTATGATGAGGCTATTTGCATTTTTACCGATACTTTGGGGGTTAAGTGATAAAGTCGTGTTGCCGTATTTAAAAGATATTCAAGGTTCACTTGTCTGGGTTGCACTTGTTGTTAGTCTCGGCGGACTTATTATATCTTGGTTTGTAGGTATTATGTTGCCTGGACTTGAATATAATAATCAAAAAGTTGAAGCTGCTTTTAGAAAAGAGCTAGTTTATGGTGAAGATGATAAGCAAAATCACGCTCAAGTTGAGACACTCACTGAGCTATTTACTGGACTTAAATTTAACTACAATCGTCTATTTTTACACTACGGATATTTTGATATATGGCTAAATTTTTTCTCTCAGCTTATGGTTATAGTCCCACTTCTTATCATGGGTCCTGGGATTTTTGCTGGTGTTATAACGCTTGGCATTATGATGCAAGTAAATAACGCATTTTCGCAAGTTCGCAACTCATTTTCAGTATTTTTAAACAATTGGACAACTATCACGGAACTACGCTCTATCCATAAACGTTTGAAAGAATTTGAGATAAATATAGAGTATAAAGCCTAATTTTAGGCTTTTATATATGTTTGTATAAATTTATTAACGCTATCTGCTCGGTATTTCTCAAATAACTCTACAAGATTATTTGAGACGTTTAATATATCTATTTTTGGATCTTTTTCTAGATATAGCTTAGCACGGATCTGTTCTAGGAATTTTTGATCTTTTTCACATTTAGACGCTTTGACGGCACCTCGCACGATTGCGATAAAAATTTGATCTGATGTCGCATCTATCATCTTTATTAGTAAATTTCTAGTTTCATAATTTATCATTTGTTATTTCCTTTTCTTGAAACAAATTTTATACATAAAAAGTAAATTTATGCTACAATTTCGCTCTAAGACGCAAGTTTGCGTAACTGACACAAAGGTAAAATATGCAAAGACGAAATTTCTTAAAACTAGGTGCTTTAGGTGCGACTAGCCTAACGGCCAAACAATTAAGTAGCGTAGAGCAGGGCATTTTTGATGAGAAGATGGATTTATGTGCGAATAAATTTGGTGCGTTCTATGTTAAAACTATAGGTGGCAGAGTAGTTGATACGCAACCATTTGAAGGAGATGCTGCACCAACTGTACTAAATAACGCACTAAGCGATCATATTCAAAATGAAACTCGTGTGAAATACCCATACATACGCAAGAGCTTTTTAGCTGATCCGAACAATCCAAAGCCAGAGCTTAGAGGGCGTGAAGAGTTTGTGCGTGTAAGTTGGGATACAGCTATACAGCTAAGTGCTAAAATTTTAAAAGAAAATCACGATAAATACGGCTCAGAAGCGATTTACGGGCAGGTTTATCAGTGGGGTAGTCTAGGTAAAGTCGGACACGGACAAAGGACAGCAAAGCGTATGTTAAATGTCCTTGGTGGCTACGTAAATGAGCTAGGTGGCTACTCTTATGGAGCGGCTCAGACGATACTGCCACACGTAACAGGCTCAATAGATCCAACGCATAATCCAACTAAGTGGGAAGCTATACTAAAAGAGGCAAAAACCATCGTATTTTGGGGGACGAATCCAGTTGTTTCAAACAAAATCGCAATCGGCGTTCCTATGCATAACTCTTATCATTATTATGCTAAAATGAAAGAGCTACAGGAGAAAAAAGAGCTTAAAATTTATAGTGTAGATGTTTATAATAATGAAACTTCGCAATATTTAGATGCTGATTTTATCGGTGTTGTGCCGTGTTCTGATACTGCTATGATGCTTGGTATG
This portion of the Campylobacter anatolicus genome encodes:
- a CDS encoding energy transducer TonB; this translates as MVNFAKRYNNAISFSLSLALHSVFFGFGLYATKNNILMADRHETTKVMSIKLSQISNNNSQDELQASQKQAEQSILAQAVQEVKPPNYEPEPIIEDIKEIKEVIKTQDKIVKDVVKKPILKKPKPKKQLEIVKKTCKDHNEPSRKASTPASQSVANNETVNDGGSKQSGVLDANKQATAKTILGEVQAAILKHKTYPKRAKDGDMKGKIFARFKLKGYCEFEILEITKGSGYAFLDRHTLNIITNACKDFPFEAIGMDIMLPINFNLYKH
- a CDS encoding ABC transporter ATP-binding protein, which encodes MNIIECRNLTHFYGNKKIYENLNFNVERGKVVGLLGKNGVGKSTTINILMGFLRPQSGSCKIYGQHADELTPQMKAKIGLLYEGHVCYDYLSIAQIERLYATHYGNRWKKDLYYELIAKMGVSEKQKIHTLSCGQRSQVVLGLIFAQDPELLILDDYSMGLDTGYRRLFVEYLSEFIKDGKKTVLMTTHIVSDLHHLIDDIIVLRREKEPYCATLSDFRDKFKGYSLEKSVDLSQISNIQNVLSLKNENQIFGFFDEPISGAKELNLDFEEAFLGLVGRY
- a CDS encoding putative transporter; this encodes MFSSFFKSKKWALWAYAGLFFLLFSLYTQTQMTVMINEWYKEFYDMLGDVKKHTIDDFWSSIYKFAKIAFPYVLLATITAYFTRIWAFKWREAMTFEYVAYWRNVKRDIEGSSQRIQEDIYRFAKIVESLGLQIARAMMRLFAFLPILWGLSDKVVLPYLKDIQGSLVWVALVVSLGGLIISWFVGIMLPGLEYNNQKVEAAFRKELVYGEDDKQNHAQVETLTELFTGLKFNYNRLFLHYGYFDIWLNFFSQLMVIVPLLIMGPGIFAGVITLGIMMQVNNAFSQVRNSFSVFLNNWTTITELRSIHKRLKEFEINIEYKA
- a CDS encoding DUF4857 domain-containing protein — translated: MRILNFIIMGIFALILSYFLPVFINLFMPLNYSFERVRYSPVIDEFIYSNTNRKDNTKSFKIIGGNEISEDKFLELQPFTNYYVLIQKGKFPQKFKMYENNTSLIVKNSQFLNLKYASNKAKYPDLYVLIEPDELYGRLKYAPFLIRLGSKNGFDVINTDINKIDKNLSENLNKAFLDEGFKLPAKAFFSNPSLMKEFDEGAFVVDSTNTIFHLKFNDNKFWIKNTNITKPNIIKMVISENKRREFYALVITSNEIGLLSYDYKFINLPNDEYEPFKANLNLAISPVDKVLSFTTKEQIKTYVMDLDYNVIKQNTTQLTPPTSSRELKAYVLPFELSIVQDDYAYEFKFINFSAKSVFISVLLAFGFFAYNLAFKKRKAFADSVFIAIFGIYGLIAEIFYGIKKEYK
- a CDS encoding TonB-dependent receptor plug domain-containing protein — encoded protein: MSYKKQNEKCSNKILFLIATLLYVMHLSATDTTQYELEEINVDANTTKLSNDGVLTKTDSFGGKNIITRELIDATPARNGDITSLLRGNPSVKFSNSNKRSTTMGEIDPADISINGAQYYQNNFMIDGMNINNDLDPSGNKGYSHRNANNIWNPISSASQGMSIDSDFVESIDVYDSDISAKYGSFTGGVVDAKTRNPRAGFHGKISMSHTRDSWTKYHINNEESTNGNTADDFKNSADASNQPYFKKYTTRLNLEGFLTDDLGFLFGYTNTRSTIPLKTYASTSTNGNYVNQISKQRRNIDNYFLKTLWYATDRLTITPSITYAPQTAKVYRKLAKDSFMDQTSGGLTLNLKTDYDLDFMKINQQISYSKLETSRDSANQYSNSWKYSDAKDWGVPTGNSFEGAFGDINQEQKTINYNLDLEFNEFEALWAKHKFITGFEIKRQDVFYEIPKEFTAAGQPRSLNGNNCEAGDPYCSKDSSFGGNGQYLAYLQVYGPGKVWLKTTSWAYYLEDKINIGNLTIRPGVRISGDDYMDKKTIAPRFSTSYDIFGDDSTIIAFGRNRYYGRNMFSYVLTDGRLSLVKYYRRTQPTISSWNQEGSGVNDTYFRQLDIPYDDETSYSITQQFADFTLGVKYIDRKARDIVTRSRANAVGVTCDTTNGYSRACYTYSNNGWRDTKTWNVTLKNTKSLKIYNTDHNIEIAYSNLKQKRNASVYSSSIDEDIINNNKIVYYDGKLINYNELPVNDFADPWVLTATTVSHIPQANLTISNFLNYRGSTDATARTGTQRINGNSYDKYEKVKLGKRYTWDMRINYTHKLPKDITAFINLDITNILDRVNKAQTATTTSTAVAYEAGRQFWLEAGLKW